A single region of the Aptenodytes patagonicus chromosome 7, bAptPat1.pri.cur, whole genome shotgun sequence genome encodes:
- the PTH gene encoding parathyroid hormone produces MTSIKNLAKTAIILYAICFFTNSDGRPMMKRSVSEMQLMHNLGEHRHTVERQDWLQMKLQDVHSALEDARTQRPRNKDDIVLGEIRSRRLLPEHLRAAMQKKSIDLDKAYMDVLFKTKP; encoded by the exons ATGACTTCTATAAAAAATCTGGCCAAGACTGCAATCATTTTATATGCCATATGCTTTTTTACAAACTCTGATGGAAGACCAATGAT gAAAAGATCAGTGAGTGAGATGCAATTAATGCATAATCTTGGAGAGCATCGACACACCGTGGAGAGACAGGACTGGCTTCAGATGAAACTGCAGGATGTACACAGTGCCCTCGAGGATGCTAGAACCCAGAGACCTCGAAACAAGGATGATATTGTCCTGGGTGAGATAAGAAGTCGGAGGCTGCTCCCTGAGCATTTGCGGGCAGCAATGCAGAAGAAATCCATCGATCTGGACAAAGCTTACATGGATGTACTCTTTAAAACAAAGCCATAA